A window of the Mucilaginibacter sp. cycad4 genome harbors these coding sequences:
- a CDS encoding IS3 family transposase produces the protein MSLVKCCCLLGVTRQAYYQHFWETEAISFEQEILLNEVRAIRAIHPIIGGKKLYVLLQPFLLEHRIKMGRDALFDLLAAHYLLVRKKRRRIHTTQSFHWLRKYPNCIREIIPTKVNEIWVSDITYYRTKKGFVYISFITDAYSKKIVGYHAADTLDAVHTLSALQMAIKESDQPLTGLIHHSDRGVQYCSYDYVKLLQDNEIIISMTENGDPLENAVAERINGIMKQEYLEHHILNDKNQVMELLAKSVNTYNKLRPHMSCNMLTPEIVHQNNLSVQRNWKSYYNSKNVNL, from the coding sequence ATGAGCCTGGTGAAGTGCTGTTGTTTACTTGGAGTTACCCGGCAGGCCTATTACCAGCATTTTTGGGAGACAGAAGCGATAAGCTTTGAGCAGGAAATATTATTAAATGAGGTCCGGGCAATAAGGGCCATACATCCGATTATTGGCGGTAAAAAACTCTATGTTTTGCTGCAGCCTTTTTTGCTTGAGCACCGGATAAAAATGGGCAGGGATGCGCTTTTTGATCTGCTTGCTGCTCACTACTTGTTAGTTAGAAAGAAAAGGCGGCGCATACATACTACTCAATCTTTTCATTGGCTAAGAAAATATCCTAATTGCATAAGAGAAATTATTCCGACTAAAGTGAACGAAATATGGGTGTCAGATATCACTTACTACAGGACAAAGAAGGGATTCGTTTATATCAGTTTTATAACGGATGCCTATAGTAAAAAGATCGTCGGCTATCATGCCGCTGATACACTGGATGCAGTTCACACACTTAGTGCTTTACAAATGGCCATTAAAGAAAGTGACCAGCCTTTGACTGGCTTAATACATCATTCAGACAGAGGTGTTCAGTACTGTAGCTATGATTATGTAAAGCTATTACAGGACAATGAAATAATCATCAGCATGACCGAAAACGGAGACCCTTTAGAGAACGCAGTAGCGGAACGGATAAATGGAATAATGAAACAGGAGTACCTGGAACATCATATACTTAATGATAAAAACCAGGTTATGGAACTTTTAGCTAAGTCTGTAAACACTTATAATAAGCTAAGGCCTCACATGAGTTGCAATATGCTTACACCTGAGATCGTACATCAAAATAACCTATCTGTACAGCGAAATTGGAAAAGTTATTATAATTCAAAAAATGTCAATCTGTAA
- a CDS encoding IS4 family transposase, giving the protein MRETIFSKELALKFKMNEQDFTRNRKQPFSSTLLFMFNLLRRSLAIEIDGFVRYLNEHFSFGNARSFTSSAFIQNRKKIDPAVFSHLSNVIIENFYTTDNETANYLNGIRILVVDSTKLTLPYTAELKKCYGVMKNQSTVEVVQARASVLYDVLNGLVLDAALDGLNKGERELALRHNQKWKKKDLIIYDRGYPSYDFIHEHVKLGADCLIRVTVANFSFATTFVAGGKKSVVTEIYPSESHSLKDKDYDKNTPLKVRLLRVDLPSGEVEVLITTLLDSTKYPAKLFKKLYFMRWGVETFYDELKNKLKVEHFTGYSQASILQDFYCAIFISNLQSVIVNDLEPELSIQNEAKKYDYKVNTNLSYGFLKNRILELLCKQAPLESVFQELEALFIKHTIPVRNNRTFPRHAGKYRARIRPKVTKNQKDAI; this is encoded by the coding sequence TTGAGGGAGACAATTTTCAGCAAGGAGCTTGCTCTGAAGTTTAAGATGAATGAACAAGACTTTACCAGGAACAGAAAGCAGCCTTTTAGTTCAACTTTGCTATTTATGTTCAATTTATTAAGAAGAAGCCTTGCCATTGAAATAGATGGCTTCGTACGTTATTTGAATGAGCATTTTTCTTTTGGCAATGCCCGCTCTTTTACCTCAAGCGCTTTTATTCAGAACCGGAAAAAGATCGATCCAGCCGTTTTCAGTCACCTTTCAAATGTGATTATTGAGAACTTTTACACGACAGACAACGAGACGGCAAACTATTTAAATGGTATTAGGATACTGGTTGTTGATAGCACCAAACTTACTTTACCTTATACTGCCGAATTAAAAAAGTGCTATGGCGTAATGAAAAATCAGTCCACAGTGGAAGTTGTACAAGCAAGAGCATCTGTTTTATACGATGTTTTAAATGGCTTAGTCTTAGATGCAGCTTTAGATGGTTTGAATAAAGGGGAAAGGGAACTCGCGCTAAGGCATAACCAAAAATGGAAAAAGAAAGACCTGATCATATATGACAGAGGATACCCTTCTTACGATTTTATACATGAGCATGTTAAATTGGGGGCTGATTGTTTGATACGGGTAACAGTAGCGAATTTTTCGTTCGCTACTACCTTTGTAGCCGGCGGTAAGAAATCTGTAGTTACGGAAATATATCCCTCAGAAAGTCATTCACTAAAAGATAAGGATTATGATAAAAATACTCCGTTAAAAGTGCGTTTATTAAGGGTTGACCTTCCGAGCGGAGAAGTAGAGGTACTGATAACAACTTTGTTGGATAGTACTAAATACCCTGCTAAACTGTTTAAAAAGCTATATTTCATGCGATGGGGAGTTGAGACCTTTTATGATGAATTAAAGAACAAACTTAAGGTCGAACACTTCACAGGTTACTCACAAGCGAGCATATTGCAGGATTTTTATTGTGCCATTTTTATCAGCAATCTTCAATCGGTTATTGTAAATGATCTGGAACCGGAATTGTCTATACAAAATGAAGCCAAAAAATACGATTACAAGGTAAATACAAACCTCTCTTATGGGTTCTTAAAAAACAGGATATTAGAATTGCTTTGTAAACAAGCCCCTTTAGAATCTGTATTTCAGGAATTAGAAGCTTTGTTTATTAAACATACTATCCCGGTGAGAAATAATCGAACGTTCCCAAGACATGCCGGTAAATACAGAGCCAGGATCAGACCTAAAGTAACTAAAAATCAAAAAGATGCAATCTAA
- a CDS encoding glycoside hydrolase family 3 N-terminal domain-containing protein, protein MAKPIKLITLLALLPATATIAQNKWTERKAGDIAFVTNTGGQNLGYSTTSGVKILTVDGLAFKDLNKNGKLDKYEDWRLPVDERAKDLASKMSVEQIAGLMLYSRHQPIPAAAGGPFAGTYNNKVFAESGAKASDLSDQQKQFLAKDNVRHVLVTSVQSPEIAAQWNNNAQAFVEGLGLGIPNNNSSDPRHGTVATAEYNAGAGGAISMWPGSLGLAATFDPEVVKNFGHIAAQEYRALGISTALSPQVDIATDPRWARVSGTFGEDPQLAADMARAYIDGFQTSEAEKEIKNGWGYNSVNAMVKHWPGGGAGEGGRDAHYAYGKYAVYPGNNFKQHLIPFTEGAFKLNGKTGMAAAVMPYYTISYNQDVKNHENVANNYNSYIINDLLRKKYKYDGVVCTDWLVTGDETTVDSFLSGKSWGVEGLSIAQRHYKVLMAGVDQFGGNNEVAPVTEAYQIGVKEHGEAFMRARFEQSAVRLLRNIFRTGLFENPYLEPEVSKQVVGKPEFMDAGYQAQLKSIVMLKNKANILPLQSGKTVYVPKKFTPAGRNFLGMETPEKLEYPVNMETVKKYFKVTDNPDEADYALVFIASPNSGGGYNSADAKNGGTGYVPVNLQYGAYTAADARATSIAGGDPLEKFTNRTYKGKSSTAINVTDLAMVTDTYAKMKGKPVIVSVNMSNPMVFAEFEKDANAIIVDFGVQGQASLDIMTGKAEPSALLPLQMPVDMKTVEAQFEDVPHDMKCYVDEQGNKYDFGFGLNWKGVIKDGRVDKYVKSAVKP, encoded by the coding sequence ATGGCCAAACCAATTAAACTGATAACCCTGCTGGCCTTGCTGCCCGCAACGGCTACAATAGCACAAAATAAGTGGACAGAAAGAAAAGCAGGCGATATTGCTTTTGTTACCAATACCGGTGGGCAAAACTTAGGTTACTCCACCACATCCGGCGTAAAAATATTAACTGTTGATGGCCTTGCTTTTAAAGACCTGAACAAGAACGGCAAACTGGATAAATACGAAGACTGGCGTTTGCCGGTTGATGAACGGGCTAAAGACCTCGCCTCAAAAATGAGCGTTGAACAAATAGCGGGGCTGATGCTGTACAGTCGCCACCAGCCAATCCCCGCTGCTGCGGGTGGACCTTTTGCCGGTACTTATAATAACAAGGTATTTGCAGAAAGCGGGGCGAAGGCGTCTGATCTTTCCGATCAGCAAAAGCAATTTTTAGCTAAGGATAATGTAAGGCATGTGCTGGTAACTTCGGTACAAAGTCCTGAAATAGCCGCGCAATGGAATAACAACGCACAGGCTTTTGTAGAAGGATTGGGTTTGGGGATCCCCAACAATAACAGCTCCGATCCGCGGCATGGTACCGTGGCTACTGCCGAATACAATGCAGGGGCAGGAGGGGCTATTTCCATGTGGCCGGGATCGCTTGGGCTGGCCGCTACTTTTGATCCGGAAGTGGTGAAAAACTTTGGCCATATAGCCGCTCAGGAATACCGGGCTTTGGGTATTTCAACAGCACTTTCGCCGCAGGTTGATATCGCTACTGATCCGCGCTGGGCCCGTGTAAGCGGTACTTTTGGTGAAGACCCGCAATTAGCCGCCGATATGGCCCGCGCTTATATTGATGGCTTTCAGACTTCAGAAGCTGAAAAGGAAATAAAGAACGGATGGGGTTATAATAGTGTAAATGCTATGGTTAAACACTGGCCGGGCGGTGGTGCCGGTGAGGGTGGTCGTGATGCACATTATGCTTATGGTAAATACGCGGTTTATCCGGGGAATAATTTTAAACAGCACCTGATCCCGTTTACAGAAGGTGCTTTTAAGCTGAATGGTAAAACCGGTATGGCTGCAGCCGTAATGCCTTATTATACCATCTCCTATAACCAGGATGTTAAGAACCATGAAAATGTGGCCAATAATTATAACTCCTACATCATTAACGACCTGCTCCGTAAAAAATATAAATACGATGGCGTGGTTTGTACCGATTGGCTGGTTACCGGCGATGAAACTACGGTTGATTCATTCCTTTCGGGTAAGTCATGGGGTGTGGAAGGACTTTCTATTGCGCAGCGTCATTATAAAGTGCTGATGGCCGGTGTTGATCAGTTTGGAGGTAATAATGAGGTTGCTCCGGTCACCGAAGCTTACCAAATTGGTGTAAAAGAGCACGGCGAAGCATTTATGCGGGCAAGGTTTGAGCAATCGGCAGTGCGGTTGTTACGCAATATTTTCAGGACAGGTTTGTTTGAAAACCCTTACCTGGAACCTGAAGTGTCAAAACAAGTTGTTGGCAAACCCGAGTTTATGGATGCAGGTTACCAGGCGCAGCTTAAATCAATAGTGATGCTGAAGAATAAGGCTAATATTTTGCCTTTGCAAAGCGGCAAAACTGTTTATGTTCCTAAAAAATTTACCCCGGCCGGCAGAAACTTTTTAGGGATGGAAACGCCAGAGAAACTGGAATACCCGGTAAATATGGAAACTGTTAAAAAGTATTTCAAAGTGACTGATAACCCGGATGAGGCTGATTATGCCCTGGTATTTATCGCCAGCCCAAACAGCGGCGGCGGTTATAACAGCGCCGATGCCAAAAACGGCGGAACAGGTTATGTGCCTGTTAACCTTCAATATGGCGCGTACACAGCTGCCGACGCCCGTGCAACCAGTATAGCAGGCGGCGACCCGCTGGAAAAATTTACCAATCGTACTTACAAGGGCAAATCAAGCACTGCTATTAATGTTACGGATCTGGCTATGGTTACCGATACTTATGCAAAAATGAAAGGCAAGCCAGTTATTGTATCTGTTAACATGAGTAACCCGATGGTGTTTGCTGAGTTTGAAAAAGATGCCAATGCTATTATTGTTGATTTTGGCGTACAGGGCCAGGCATCGCTTGATATCATGACCGGTAAAGCCGAACCATCAGCATTGCTGCCATTGCAAATGCCGGTTGATATGAAAACCGTTGAAGCCCAGTTTGAGGATGTGCCGCACGATATGAAATGCTATGTTGATGAGCAGGGCAATAAATATGATTTCGGTTTCGGTTTAAACTGGAAAGGTGTGATTAAAGATGGGCGGGTGGATAAATATGTGAAGAGTGCGGTGAAGCCGTAA
- a CDS encoding glycoside hydrolase family 3 C-terminal domain-containing protein, protein MSYKLHVALAGVLFAGGIHQAALAQSKKPALQLSATNVKQIIAAMTLEEKSKLVVGMGFKMPGVPPPVKGKKPEAIDIGGFKLPPSDPDAYNIPEKVPGAAGRTHAIARLGIPSITVSDGPAGLRIEPIRNGDKSKTYYATAFPVATLLASTWDTQLVNKVGVAFGNEVREYGVDILLAPGLNIHRNPLGGRNFEYYSEDPLVAGSMTAAIVNGIESNGVGTSIKHYAANNQETNRNSINTIVSERAMRELYLRGFEIAVKKAQPWTVMSSYNKLNGTFTSERRDLLTTILKKEWGFKGFVMTDWFGGKDAVAQMKAGNDLLMPGNPTQSEDIVAAVKSGKLSAPQLDANVERILNVIVQSPTFKKYKYSDAPDLAGHAAVAREAAAQGMVLLKNDDHALPFGAGKRIAVFGNTSYDIIAGGTGSGDVNKAYTISLMQGLANANFKLQETLSNNYKAYLTDMKAKQPKPKNFFDHPAPIPEMDVNAIVAEEANGADEALITIGRNAGEGADRKLESDYYLNDAEKGLINGVANAFHAKGKKVIVVLNVGGVVDVIAWRDKVDGILLAWQPGLEAGNAIADVLSGKVNPSGKLATTFPADYKDVPSANNFPGTPEGKPTQVIYEEGIYVGYRYYDAAKITPAYEFGYGLSYTNFKFIDLKLSSKVFKNAITATVTVKNTGEVAGKEVVQLYLAAPKKDLDKPEDELKAFGKTKLLAPGQSQTLTFTIKASDLASFYTNRQAWIADEGDYKVKIGSSSRKIEEAASFSLAKDITVEKVNKALMPEQTINELKLK, encoded by the coding sequence ATGAGCTACAAATTACACGTTGCTTTAGCAGGCGTTTTATTTGCCGGTGGAATCCATCAGGCAGCACTGGCCCAAAGCAAAAAACCGGCGCTGCAACTAAGTGCAACAAACGTAAAACAGATTATTGCCGCCATGACACTCGAAGAAAAATCGAAGCTTGTTGTGGGGATGGGTTTTAAAATGCCGGGTGTGCCGCCGCCGGTAAAGGGTAAAAAGCCTGAAGCAATTGATATAGGGGGCTTTAAATTGCCTCCGTCTGATCCGGATGCTTATAATATTCCCGAAAAAGTGCCCGGAGCAGCCGGTCGCACACATGCTATTGCCCGTTTAGGAATCCCTTCAATCACGGTATCTGATGGCCCCGCCGGTTTAAGGATCGAGCCTATCCGTAATGGCGATAAATCAAAAACTTATTATGCTACGGCTTTCCCGGTGGCTACCTTGCTGGCCTCAACCTGGGATACCCAGCTTGTGAATAAAGTAGGTGTTGCCTTTGGTAACGAAGTGCGCGAATACGGGGTTGATATTTTGCTTGCACCGGGGCTTAACATTCACCGTAACCCGCTGGGCGGCCGTAATTTTGAGTATTATTCTGAAGATCCTTTAGTGGCAGGCAGCATGACCGCGGCTATTGTCAATGGTATTGAATCAAATGGGGTAGGTACTTCCATTAAACATTACGCGGCCAATAACCAGGAAACCAATCGTAACTCCATTAACACCATAGTAAGCGAGCGTGCCATGCGTGAGTTGTACCTGCGTGGTTTTGAGATAGCGGTAAAAAAAGCACAGCCCTGGACAGTGATGTCATCATACAATAAACTGAACGGCACTTTTACATCCGAAAGGCGCGACCTGCTCACTACCATCCTTAAAAAGGAGTGGGGTTTTAAAGGTTTTGTCATGACCGATTGGTTTGGCGGTAAAGATGCCGTAGCGCAAATGAAAGCCGGCAACGATTTGCTGATGCCGGGTAACCCAACCCAATCAGAAGATATAGTAGCCGCCGTAAAAAGTGGTAAGCTTAGCGCTCCACAACTTGATGCCAACGTTGAGCGCATCCTGAATGTAATAGTTCAATCGCCTACGTTTAAAAAATATAAATACTCTGATGCTCCTGACCTGGCCGGTCATGCTGCTGTGGCCCGTGAAGCAGCCGCGCAGGGCATGGTGCTTTTAAAGAATGACGATCATGCCCTGCCATTTGGTGCAGGTAAAAGGATCGCAGTATTCGGTAATACCTCGTATGATATTATCGCAGGTGGTACGGGCAGTGGCGATGTGAATAAAGCCTATACCATTTCGTTAATGCAGGGTTTGGCAAATGCTAACTTCAAATTACAGGAAACGCTGTCAAATAATTACAAAGCATACCTGACAGATATGAAGGCCAAACAGCCAAAGCCTAAAAACTTTTTCGATCACCCGGCACCTATTCCAGAAATGGATGTAAACGCTATCGTAGCAGAGGAAGCCAATGGTGCTGATGAAGCACTGATCACGATTGGTCGTAACGCCGGCGAAGGTGCTGACCGTAAGCTGGAAAGCGATTATTATTTAAACGATGCGGAAAAAGGATTGATCAATGGTGTTGCTAATGCTTTTCATGCAAAAGGTAAAAAGGTAATTGTTGTACTTAACGTAGGTGGTGTTGTTGATGTTATCGCCTGGCGCGACAAGGTTGACGGGATCTTATTAGCCTGGCAGCCAGGTTTGGAAGCCGGTAACGCCATTGCCGATGTGCTGAGCGGTAAAGTAAACCCATCGGGCAAACTGGCGACTACTTTCCCTGCCGATTATAAAGATGTACCATCGGCTAATAACTTCCCGGGTACGCCTGAAGGTAAACCAACACAAGTTATTTATGAAGAGGGTATTTATGTGGGCTACCGTTATTACGATGCCGCTAAAATTACCCCGGCATATGAGTTTGGTTATGGCTTGTCATACACCAACTTTAAGTTCATTGATCTGAAATTAAGCTCAAAGGTTTTCAAAAATGCAATTACTGCAACGGTAACGGTTAAAAACACCGGTGAGGTTGCAGGTAAAGAGGTGGTGCAGTTGTACCTGGCGGCTCCTAAAAAAGATCTGGATAAGCCCGAAGATGAGCTGAAAGCTTTCGGCAAAACCAAACTGCTGGCCCCGGGGCAATCGCAAACGTTGACGTTTACTATCAAAGCATCTGATCTGGCTTCGTTTTATACCAACAGGCAGGCCTGGATAGCTGATGAAGGAGACTATAAAGTGAAAATAGGTTCATCATCTCGCAAAATTGAGGAAGCAGCATCTTTCAGCCTGGCTAAAGATATCACTGTTGAAAAAGTAAATAAGGCGCTGATGCCCGAACAAACTATAAACGAACTAAAACTAAAGTAA
- the recO gene encoding DNA repair protein RecO, which yields MLHKTRGIIFRATDYGESSVIVQIFTEKFGLQSYIINGAKKPKAKIGRNMLQPLHLLDLVVYHKNTGSVQRISELKNAPVLLSIPYDVIKSCIAIFLNEVLYKAIKQQSPDENLFDFIFSAIEWLDHQTESVANFHLVFLTRLTRYLGFYPDRYMAGNADYFDIKNGQFTRFKPDSVSYLSPPHTQSFGLVLQTGFENMHALQLSNDERRYLLQKLLEYYAMHVEGFGNIKSADVLEEVLA from the coding sequence ATGCTGCATAAAACCCGTGGAATCATATTCAGGGCTACCGATTATGGCGAAAGCAGCGTAATTGTTCAGATCTTTACCGAAAAGTTTGGGCTGCAATCGTACATTATCAACGGAGCAAAAAAGCCAAAAGCAAAAATAGGCCGGAATATGTTACAGCCCCTGCACCTGTTGGACCTTGTGGTTTACCATAAAAATACCGGGAGTGTACAGCGCATTTCTGAACTGAAAAATGCACCGGTACTGCTCAGTATTCCTTATGATGTAATTAAAAGCTGTATAGCGATATTTTTGAATGAGGTGTTGTACAAAGCCATAAAGCAGCAATCGCCTGATGAAAACCTGTTCGATTTTATTTTCAGCGCTATTGAATGGCTCGATCACCAAACCGAAAGCGTAGCCAATTTTCACCTGGTATTTTTAACCCGGCTTACCCGCTACCTCGGTTTTTATCCCGACCGCTATATGGCTGGCAATGCGGATTACTTCGATATAAAAAATGGGCAGTTTACCCGTTTCAAGCCCGATAGCGTTTCGTACTTGTCGCCCCCCCATACTCAAAGCTTCGGGTTAGTATTGCAAACCGGTTTTGAAAATATGCATGCGCTTCAGCTGAGTAACGATGAACGCCGATACCTGTTGCAAAAGCTGCTGGAATATTATGCCATGCATGTTGAAGGTTTTGGCAACATAAAATCGGCTGATGTGCTGGAAGAGGTATTGGCGTAG
- a CDS encoding diacylglycerol kinase family protein → MKRLVRSFGFAFKGLGYAVKTQPNFRFHLVAGTIAVALGFFLKLSTAEWLWLMACITVVLVTELLNTSLETLTDLVSPTYNEKAGHVKDIAAGAVVVAALFALITGIVIFLPKIILLIRHAA, encoded by the coding sequence ATGAAAAGGTTGGTACGCAGTTTTGGTTTCGCGTTTAAGGGTTTAGGGTATGCTGTCAAAACCCAGCCTAACTTCAGGTTTCATTTGGTGGCCGGAACAATAGCCGTTGCATTGGGCTTCTTTTTAAAGCTTTCAACTGCCGAGTGGCTTTGGCTTATGGCTTGTATTACCGTGGTACTTGTTACCGAATTGCTTAATACTTCGCTCGAAACACTGACCGACCTGGTTTCGCCCACTTATAACGAAAAAGCGGGGCATGTAAAAGATATAGCTGCCGGTGCTGTTGTTGTGGCTGCACTATTCGCGCTGATAACGGGAATAGTTATTTTTTTACCGAAGATCATTTTATTGATAAGGCATGCTGCATAA